One genomic region from Microcystis panniformis FACHB-1757 encodes:
- a CDS encoding peptide ABC transporter substrate-binding protein: MFKRSLFLPLLILSLSCTLLFSACRQQTANNPPATTNNNSETLKLLYWQAPTILNPHLSTGFKDSEASRITLEPLASFNEKGELVPFLAAEIPTIENGGVARDGKSVTWKLKKDIKWSDGTPFTAKDVIATYNFITNPKTGSTSAGNYEIVKSVEAIDPHTVKITFKQVNPAWSLVFVGTEGMILPAHLYEKYSNETARQAPANLLPVGTGPYKVVEFKPGDTAVYEPNSFFREADKLGFQRIELKGGGDATSAARAVLQTQEADYAYNLQVEAKVLSDLEKAGRGQLISSFGSLIERVLFNLSDPNQATPEGERSSIKFPHPFLSDVKVREALSLAVDRDTIATQLYGITGKTTPNFIVMPSEYNSPNTRYEFNLEKAKKLLDDAGWKDSNGDGTRDKNGVEMKLVFQTTVNPLRQKTQEIIKQSLQAIGIGVELKTVDASIFFSSDPANDDTVEKFYADLQMYTTGNNSPDPKAYFKTFTCSEIPQKADGWAGDNYARYCNPEYDKLWQAFSQELNPEKRREIAIKMNDMLINNFVIIPLVHRADVVAISNSLSGFELTPWDRNTWNIKDWKRSK; the protein is encoded by the coding sequence ATGTTTAAGCGATCGCTTTTCTTGCCCCTGTTAATTTTATCCCTTAGTTGTACGCTGCTTTTTAGTGCTTGTCGTCAACAAACAGCTAATAATCCCCCAGCAACGACCAATAATAATTCAGAAACTTTAAAACTTTTGTATTGGCAAGCACCGACGATTTTAAATCCCCATCTCTCCACGGGATTTAAAGACTCAGAAGCGAGTCGCATTACCTTAGAACCTTTGGCTAGTTTTAATGAAAAAGGGGAATTAGTTCCTTTTTTAGCGGCAGAAATTCCTACTATTGAAAATGGGGGAGTTGCCCGGGATGGTAAATCGGTGACATGGAAGCTAAAAAAAGATATTAAATGGTCAGATGGTACTCCTTTTACTGCCAAAGATGTCATCGCTACCTATAATTTTATCACCAATCCGAAAACCGGTTCTACTAGCGCTGGCAATTATGAAATAGTTAAAAGTGTGGAAGCGATCGATCCCCATACGGTTAAAATAACTTTTAAGCAAGTTAATCCCGCTTGGTCATTAGTTTTTGTGGGGACAGAAGGGATGATTTTACCCGCTCATCTCTATGAAAAGTATAGCAATGAAACGGCACGCCAGGCCCCTGCTAATTTATTACCGGTGGGAACTGGTCCCTATAAAGTGGTAGAATTTAAACCGGGAGATACGGCAGTTTATGAACCAAATTCTTTCTTTCGAGAAGCGGATAAATTAGGTTTTCAAAGAATAGAATTAAAAGGAGGAGGTGATGCAACTTCTGCGGCAAGAGCGGTTTTACAGACACAGGAGGCGGATTATGCCTATAATTTGCAAGTAGAGGCCAAGGTTTTAAGTGATTTAGAAAAAGCGGGTCGGGGTCAGTTAATATCTAGTTTCGGTTCTTTGATTGAACGAGTTTTATTTAATCTGAGCGATCCTAATCAAGCTACTCCTGAAGGTGAGAGGTCTAGTATTAAGTTTCCCCATCCTTTTTTGAGTGATGTAAAAGTAAGAGAAGCTTTATCTTTGGCCGTTGATAGAGATACTATTGCCACGCAACTTTATGGTATTACTGGGAAAACAACTCCTAATTTTATCGTGATGCCATCGGAATATAATTCTCCCAATACTCGCTATGAATTTAATCTAGAAAAGGCTAAGAAATTACTAGATGATGCGGGATGGAAAGATAGTAATGGTGATGGCACTAGGGATAAAAATGGGGTAGAAATGAAATTAGTTTTTCAAACTACCGTCAATCCTCTTCGTCAGAAAACCCAAGAAATTATCAAACAAAGTTTACAAGCGATCGGGATAGGAGTAGAATTAAAAACTGTTGATGCCAGTATTTTCTTTTCTAGCGATCCTGCTAACGATGACACGGTAGAAAAGTTTTATGCTGACCTACAAATGTACACTACTGGTAATAATAGTCCCGATCCGAAAGCCTATTTTAAAACCTTTACCTGTAGCGAAATTCCCCAAAAAGCTGATGGTTGGGCCGGTGATAATTATGCTCGTTATTGTAATCCTGAATACGATAAATTATGGCAAGCTTTTAGTCAAGAATTAAACCCAGAAAAACGGCGAGAAATAGCGATTAAAATGAATGATATGTTAATCAATAATTTTGTGATTATTCCCCTAGTTCATCGTGCCGATGTGGTGGCAATTAGCAATAGTTTGTCGGGGTTTGAATTAACTCCCTGGGATAGAAATACTTGGAACATCAAAGACTGGAAGCGTAGTAAATAA
- a CDS encoding AAA domain-containing protein — protein MPFQNQVLKKLFKGILQNESVEFNSDLTECLSIDKAVAYLPLPLSDRQKDALYNAWRREISYIQGPPGTGKSYTIVAIMISALLLNKKVLFVSQKKAAIDVVRRKLEDFLGKNTVIYVGSESQERKQLQAYIEAKSSGVNAHNLLSHISKQKQELDSLHQEIIDLDQGLAKHRDQLKRALDTENEFYRANDLYLKERNHFADIFDRNYTKQLDLREEEIHESGKDWFIKNIDKLQKKLSSGNLKRKDFIYIRRFYKQCVDGLKADKTRFSRNELGQIPLYLELLFKVNSSYTESVSIRRRINPSLSQIRKVIQQQEQVLLDKKRQYIKQLIEYQFTRNLQQNQNVTDAFRKLLRWTNQTRVLEAMSRIDYNRLTSVFPLWAGEIKDIGQFLPFQNEIFDLVIVDEASQVNIAEIIPAFYRGRSFCVVGDDKQLGLNAAGLFSLNRKFERLIWNHCFAGLNQVISYEKAEGKDLIVSKSSILDFIINQDNYFTIPKVTLNEHFRSMPQLARFTSKTFYDDSLLIMTEVGKNVNKSCFEAVEVGGQRELTTKFVPEEIEELINKLSGLIRQNSYLQEPLSHHGFTIRNKPTIGVLSFLTQQRNAIRERLQEKFSDDEWKDYQLFVGTPEEFQGNEKNIIIITLGLDGTNNRWAKGHYENPNRFNVATSRAVNYTYLIYGGIPKTAHLLKEYLQNFGYPVNEGSLVEPVQQQTVLDNRLSWRFDESKVESEFEFKVLEYLKEFVQSHGSESLKIYNQVESCSKRLDFVIFNSLNEECCAIEVDGVHHFAEGGYTYSESHLSRIDILQRAGWKIVHVPYHKWYSKGWLCDRDEPDFLDTVSDLYRQLKSVLAI, from the coding sequence ATGCCATTTCAAAATCAAGTTCTGAAAAAGCTATTTAAAGGAATTTTGCAGAATGAATCTGTTGAATTTAATAGCGATTTAACCGAATGTTTATCAATTGATAAGGCAGTTGCCTATTTGCCACTACCTCTTTCTGATCGCCAAAAGGATGCTCTATACAATGCTTGGCGGCGTGAAATTTCCTATATCCAGGGACCTCCTGGTACGGGGAAGTCTTACACTATCGTAGCAATAATGATTTCAGCCTTACTGCTAAACAAAAAAGTATTATTTGTTTCTCAAAAAAAGGCTGCTATTGATGTCGTTCGTAGAAAATTAGAAGATTTTTTGGGTAAAAACACCGTCATTTACGTAGGCTCTGAAAGCCAAGAACGTAAGCAGCTTCAAGCTTATATTGAAGCAAAATCTTCGGGAGTTAATGCACATAATTTACTTAGTCATATTTCTAAGCAGAAACAAGAACTTGATTCCTTGCATCAAGAAATTATAGATCTAGATCAAGGGCTTGCAAAGCACAGAGATCAATTGAAAAGAGCTTTAGATACAGAAAATGAATTCTATCGGGCGAACGATCTATATCTAAAAGAAAGAAATCATTTTGCTGATATCTTTGACCGAAACTACACAAAGCAACTTGATTTAAGAGAGGAAGAAATTCATGAATCAGGTAAAGATTGGTTCATAAAAAATATTGATAAACTTCAAAAAAAACTCTCATCAGGGAATCTTAAGCGTAAAGATTTTATTTATATAAGACGCTTCTACAAGCAGTGTGTTGATGGACTAAAAGCTGACAAGACTAGATTTTCAAGAAATGAACTCGGTCAAATTCCTCTATATCTAGAATTGCTCTTTAAAGTGAATAGTTCTTATACCGAATCTGTATCTATTCGACGTAGAATTAATCCTAGTTTAAGTCAAATAAGGAAAGTGATTCAGCAGCAAGAGCAAGTCTTGCTAGATAAAAAGAGACAATATATTAAGCAGCTAATTGAATATCAATTTACCAGAAACTTACAACAGAATCAAAATGTCACTGATGCATTTCGGAAGCTTCTAAGGTGGACAAATCAAACTAGAGTCTTGGAAGCCATGAGTAGGATTGACTACAACAGACTTACCAGTGTTTTCCCGCTTTGGGCTGGTGAAATTAAGGATATTGGTCAATTTCTACCTTTTCAAAATGAAATCTTTGATCTCGTCATTGTTGATGAGGCTTCTCAAGTCAATATTGCAGAAATAATACCTGCTTTTTATAGAGGTAGAAGCTTTTGTGTGGTAGGAGACGATAAGCAACTTGGCTTAAATGCAGCAGGTTTATTCTCACTGAATAGAAAGTTTGAAAGACTTATTTGGAACCATTGCTTTGCAGGATTGAATCAGGTTATTTCCTATGAAAAAGCAGAAGGAAAGGATCTAATTGTAAGCAAATCTTCAATTCTTGATTTTATTATAAATCAAGATAATTACTTTACCATTCCAAAAGTGACTCTCAATGAACACTTTCGTTCTATGCCTCAACTAGCTAGATTTACAAGCAAAACCTTTTACGACGATAGCCTATTAATTATGACAGAGGTAGGTAAAAACGTTAATAAGTCTTGCTTTGAGGCAGTTGAGGTTGGTGGTCAAAGAGAATTGACTACAAAATTTGTTCCTGAAGAAATTGAAGAACTCATCAACAAGCTCAGTGGCTTGATCCGTCAAAATAGCTACCTACAAGAACCATTGAGTCATCATGGCTTTACGATTAGAAATAAACCAACAATTGGGGTTTTGTCGTTCTTAACTCAGCAAAGAAATGCCATTAGAGAACGACTTCAAGAAAAATTTTCTGATGATGAATGGAAAGATTATCAATTGTTTGTTGGCACACCTGAAGAGTTTCAGGGAAATGAAAAGAACATAATAATTATAACTCTAGGGCTTGATGGAACTAACAATAGATGGGCAAAAGGTCACTATGAAAACCCTAATCGGTTTAATGTAGCAACCAGTCGCGCTGTAAATTATACCTATCTTATCTATGGCGGAATACCTAAAACTGCTCATTTACTAAAGGAGTATTTGCAGAATTTCGGTTATCCAGTTAATGAAGGTAGCTTGGTAGAACCCGTTCAACAACAAACAGTTTTAGACAACAGGCTCAGTTGGAGATTTGATGAATCAAAAGTTGAATCTGAATTTGAGTTTAAGGTACTAGAGTACCTCAAAGAATTTGTTCAGAGTCATGGCTCTGAATCATTGAAAATTTATAATCAGGTTGAGAGTTGTAGCAAACGACTGGATTTTGTTATCTTTAACTCTCTAAACGAGGAATGTTGTGCAATAGAAGTTGATGGTGTACATCACTTTGCTGAAGGTGGCTACACCTACTCCGAAAGTCATCTCTCACGGATTGATATCCTTCAACGGGCTGGTTGGAAGATTGTTCACGTTCCTTATCATAAGTGGTACAGCAAGGGTTGGCTGTGTGATAGAGATGAGCCTGATTTTCTCGATACAGTTTCAGATCTGTATCGGCAGCTTAAATCAGTTTTGGCGATCTAG
- a CDS encoding HigA family addiction module antitoxin: MHNPPHPGEVLKELCLEPLNLTVTEAAEALGVSRKTLSAILNGRAGISPEMAIRLGKAFDTSPESWLNQQMQYDLWQAEQTIGNIKVKRLSVRSAIA; this comes from the coding sequence ATGCATAATCCACCACATCCTGGTGAAGTTCTTAAAGAACTTTGTCTCGAACCTTTGAATCTGACTGTGACTGAGGCTGCTGAAGCATTGGGTGTAAGTCGAAAAACCCTATCTGCCATCTTAAATGGTAGGGCAGGTATTAGCCCCGAAATGGCAATTCGCTTAGGGAAAGCTTTCGATACATCTCCTGAAAGTTGGCTCAATCAGCAAATGCAATACGATCTATGGCAAGCAGAGCAGACAATTGGCAATATCAAAGTCAAACGGCTATCAGTGCGATCGGCGATCGCGTAG